From Cannabis sativa cultivar Pink pepper isolate KNU-18-1 chromosome 8, ASM2916894v1, whole genome shotgun sequence, a single genomic window includes:
- the LOC115699098 gene encoding probable serine/threonine-protein kinase PBL3 yields the protein MGNCFGSSAKVDTAQSSHVTSGSGVSKNSSRTSRSSVPSTLTIPSFSEKSNSSSLPTPRTEGEILSSSNLNPFSFNELKNATRNFRPDSLLGEGGFGFVFKGWIDEHTYTAVKPGSGIVVAVKKLKPEGFQGHKEWLTEVNYLGQLHHPNLVKLIGYCVEGENRLLVYEFMPKGSLENHLFRRGPQPLSWAIRMKVAIGAARGLSFLHEAKSQVIYRDFKASNILLDADFNAKLSDFGLAKAGPTGDRTHVSTQVMGTHGYAAPEYVATGRLTAKSDVYSFGVVLLELLSGRRAVDKTKVGIEQNLVDWAKPYLGDRRKLFRIMDTKLEGQYPQKGAYTAATLAMQCLLNEAKLRPKMADVLSTLEQLEGPRNSASLPQPEQHPVSFSPRKSPMRQHRSPLNPPPIASPLRSIQQSPRVH from the exons ATGGGTAATTGTTTTGGTTCTTCCGCAAAAGTAGATACAGCTCAGAGCTCCCACGTTACTTCTG GGTCAGGAGTTTCTAAGAATTCAAGCAGAACTAGTCGTTCTTCGGTTCCTTCCACGTTGACCATTCCTTCTTTTAGCGAAAAGAGCAACTCTTCAAGTCTTCCTACGCCACGAACTGAAGGTGAAATATTATCATCTTCAAATCTGAATCCTTTTTCATTCAATGAGCTGAAAAATGCAACAAGAAATTTCCGTCCCGACAGTCTTCTTGGAGAAGGAGGTTTTGGCTTTGTTTTCAAGGGATGGATTGACGAACACACATATACTGCTGTAAAACCTGGTTCAGGGATAGTGGTTGCTGTAAAGAAGCTAAAGCCTGAAGGTTTTCAGGGTCACAAAGAGTGGTTG ACTGAAGTTAATTATCTCGGTCAGTTGCATCATCCAAATCTGGTTAAGCTTATTGGATACTGCGTAGAGGGTGAGAATCGGCTTTTGGTCTATGAGTTTATGCCAAAAGGAAGCCTAGAGAATCATCTATTTAGAA GAGGGCCACAACCTCTTTCATGGGCAATAAGGATGAAAGTAGCTATTGGTGCTGCCAGAGGGCTTAGTTTTCTTCATGAAGCCAAATCACAAGTCATATATCGAGACTTTAAGGcttctaatattttattagatgcg GACTTCAATGCAAAGCTTTCCGATTTTGGTTTGGCTAAGGCAGGTCCGACTGGTGACAGGACTCATGTGTCTACTCAGGTTATGGGAACTCATGGCTATGCTGCTCCAGAATATGTTGCTACAG GTCGTCTCACAGCTAAGAGTGATGTTTATAGTTTTGGGGTTGTACTATTGGAACTACTATCTGGACGACGTGCTGTTGATAAAACAAAAGTAGGTATTGAGCAGAATCTGGTAGACTGGGCAAAGCCATATTTGGGTGACAGAAGAAAGTTGTTTCGGATCATGGACACCAAATTAGAGGGCCAATATCCTCAGAAAGGTGCATATACAGCTGCCACGCTTGCCATGCAGTGCCTGCTTAATGAAGCTAAACTTAGGCCTAAGATGGCAGATGTATTATCAACGCTTGAACAACTTGAAGGCCCAAGAAATTCAGCTTCTCTTCCCCAACCAGAGCAGCACCCAGTTTCCTTTTCTCCTCGGAAGTCTCCAATGCGACAACATCGTTCTCCTCTAAATCCACCACCCATTGCATCTCCATTGCGATCCATCCAACAATCTCCACGAGTGCATTAA
- the LOC133030135 gene encoding probable serine/threonine-protein kinase PBL3 encodes MPRFQISALLNMDPKMKMITSAQRLLAAGATLLQSTSIEVGIKNQPFPLTSFWRNKKKIYFLTVTGHLTIKADVYSFGVVLLEILSGSCAEKRCSKGIPEDLIEKTKYLLCRNTKPELHTVMDKQLGNIPMEEAQIFAELAYQCLSQNPESRPTMGEVVAGLEQLQHSKVGASTLHNSMVARFSAWPPPSSKRSSR; translated from the coding sequence ATGCCAAGATTTCAGATTTCGGCCTTGCTAAATATGGACCCGAAGATGAAAATGATCACCTCAGCACAAAGGTTATTGGCAGCAGGGGCTACTTTGCTCCAGAGTACTTCTATAGAGGTAGGTATCAAAAATCAACCTTTCCCCCTCACCAGTTTTtggagaaataaaaaaaaaatatattttttaacggTTACAGGGCACTTGACCATAAAGGCTGACGTATATAGCTTCGGAGTGGTACTTTTGGAGATTTTGTCTGGTTCATGTGCTGAGAAGAGATGTTCAAAGGGGATTCCAGAAGATCTAATTGAGAAAACAAAGTACCTCCTCTGCCGGAACACCAAGCCGGAACTGCATACAGTCATGGACAAGCAGCTTGGAAACATCCCCATGGAAGAAGCTCAAATATTCGCTGAGCTTGCCTACCAATGCCTCAGCCAAAACCCCGAAAGCAGACCAACCATGGGAGAAGTGGTAGCTGGTTTAGAGCAGTTGCAACACAGCAAAGTTGGAGCCAGTACTCTCCACAACTCCATGGTTGCGAGATTTTCTGCCTGGCCTCCTCCCTCTTCCAAAAGGTCCTCCAGATAA
- the LOC115699883 gene encoding probable serine/threonine-protein kinase PBL3, translated as MGNCCVRNQFRQPNQNTLIFELPSGLSKPRVFQPNINREIRSLNGTNVKTCPISLREAAKHNKLHESTRDEKHSRPKNSSFVSSNTNIAKGTEQYKRPGTGKRPSSIEKVKKKNSDDVELKKEHVGSNVAHHDNISYKVPCFPYSILRKATQNFSKKNLIGEGGFGDVHKGYVTYCTMNHAKPNEGKPVAVKRLIHRSSQGPEAWKTEVDILGILNHPHVVQLLGCCNEGNHRILVYEYMTKGSLDTFLLRENREELHWRRRVQIAIGAASGLAYLHTHGKPIIHRDIKASNVLLDSVSSLFLVVFIGIEHSSQ; from the exons ATGGGAAACTGCTGTGTTAGAAACCAATTTCGACAGCCAAACCAAAACACCCTCATTTTTGAGCTTCCTTCAG GGCTCAGCAAACCAAGAGTTTTTCAACCCAACATAAACCGGGAAATTAGATCCTTAAATGGAACTAATGTTAAGACTTGTCCAATTAGTCTAAGAGAAG CAGCAAAGCATAATAAATTACATGAAAGCACTAGAGATGAAAAACACAGTCGACCAAAGAATAGTTCATTTGTTTCTTCAAACACAAACATTG CAAAGGGGACTGAACAATATAAAAGACCTGGGACTGGGAAGAGACCAAGTTCAATAGAAAAAGTGAAAAAGAAGAATAGTGATGATGTTGAGTTGAAAAAGGAACACGTGGGGTCTAATGTAGCACATCATGATAATATTAGCTACAAGGTCCCCTGTTTTCCCTATAGTATACTAAGGAAAGCAACACAAAATTTCAGTAAAAAGAATTTAATAGGTGAAGGAGGGTTTGGTGATGTTCATAAGGGGTACGtcacttactgcaccatgaacCATGCTAAACCAAATGAGGGTAAACCAGTCGCTGTAAAAAGGCTTATTCACCGGAGTTCACAAGGCCCCGAAGCATGGAAG ACAGAAGTAGATATTTTGGGCATATTAAATCATCCACATGTAGTACAACTACTTGGGTGTTGCAATGAAGGTAACCATAGAATTTTGGTATACGAGTACATGACTAAAGGCAGTCTAGACACCTTTCTTCTCAGAG AAAATCGGGAAGAGTTACACTGGCGCAGAAGAGTCCAAATAGCAATAGGTGCAGCCAGTGGCTTAGCCTATCTTCACACTCATGGGAAGCCTATAATTCATAGGGACATTAAagcttccaatgttcttctagACTCTGTAAGTTCCCTCTTTCTGGTGGTTTTCATAGGAATAGAACATAGCAGTCAGTAA